From one Ochrobactrum vermis genomic stretch:
- a CDS encoding RidA family protein → MSRKQVFGASHVPLSPAVRAGDTVYISGQVPVGPNGQIVEGGIEAQTKQVLENVKAALALAGATMEDVVKTTIWLEDARDFGRMNAVYGTYFPKEPPARTTVESRLMIDIKIEVEAIAYAPQK, encoded by the coding sequence ATGTCTAGAAAACAGGTCTTCGGCGCATCGCATGTGCCTCTTTCGCCAGCCGTTCGCGCAGGCGACACCGTCTATATTTCGGGCCAGGTGCCCGTGGGACCAAACGGCCAGATCGTCGAAGGCGGCATAGAGGCCCAGACCAAACAGGTGCTCGAAAACGTCAAGGCTGCACTCGCGCTTGCAGGCGCTACGATGGAAGACGTTGTCAAGACCACTATCTGGTTGGAGGATGCCCGGGATTTCGGGCGAATGAATGCCGTTTACGGCACCTATTTCCCGAAAGAACCTCCAGCGCGTACTACGGTCGAATCCCGCCTGATGATCGACATCAAGATTGAAGTCGAAGCCATCGCCTACGCGCCGCAGAAATAA
- a CDS encoding carbohydrate ABC transporter permease: MQSRTLPYLLILPSLLLAAVVIFWPVVHLVEIANHDVNRFGQLRDFNDGANFTALFATPDFLNALWRTAVWTVAVVGGALIVSIPVAVILNMDFYGRSVARVIVMLPWAVSLTMTAIVWRWALNGESGMLNSALRNLGIIDSNIQWLASATTAFPMQILVGILVTVPFTTTIFLGGLSSIPEDLYEASSLEGASLWQQFREITFPLLKPFVNIAIVLNTIYVFNSFPIIWVMTQGGPANSTDILVTHLYKLAFRLGKLGEASAVSLIMLAILLVFTAIYIRLSMQGERT, translated from the coding sequence ATGCAAAGCCGCACCTTGCCCTATCTCCTGATCCTGCCGAGCCTGCTTCTGGCTGCGGTGGTGATCTTCTGGCCCGTGGTGCATCTCGTTGAAATTGCCAACCACGATGTCAACCGCTTCGGGCAACTACGCGATTTCAATGACGGCGCTAACTTTACCGCGCTTTTCGCAACACCTGACTTCCTCAATGCACTCTGGCGAACCGCAGTCTGGACCGTCGCAGTGGTTGGCGGCGCACTGATTGTTTCCATTCCGGTGGCCGTCATTCTTAACATGGATTTTTACGGTCGCTCGGTAGCGCGCGTTATCGTCATGTTGCCTTGGGCGGTCTCGCTCACCATGACAGCCATCGTCTGGCGCTGGGCGCTCAACGGCGAAAGCGGCATGCTCAATTCCGCACTGCGAAATCTCGGCATCATCGACAGCAACATTCAATGGCTGGCGAGTGCGACCACCGCCTTTCCGATGCAGATACTGGTCGGCATTCTCGTCACCGTGCCATTCACAACCACGATCTTTCTCGGCGGACTGTCATCCATCCCGGAGGATCTCTACGAAGCCTCGTCTCTCGAAGGCGCCAGCCTGTGGCAGCAGTTTCGCGAAATCACCTTTCCGCTGCTGAAGCCCTTCGTGAACATCGCCATCGTGCTCAATACGATCTATGTCTTCAATTCATTCCCGATCATCTGGGTCATGACACAGGGCGGACCGGCCAACTCCACCGATATCCTGGTGACGCATCTCTATAAACTCGCCTTCCGGCTCGGAAAGCTGGGCGAAGCCTCCGCAGTATCGCTCATCATGCTGGCGATCCTCCTCGTATTCACGGCGATCTATATCCGCCTTTCCATGCAGGGAGAACGCACATGA
- a CDS encoding carbohydrate ABC transporter permease: MTGSKLKRTIIAWAILSPLIVLTLFPFAVMFLTAVKPPQEVLSPSWWPSSFRWQNFSEMWVQTKFGRALLNSLYVSVIASVGAIIVSIPAAYAMSRFRFAGHGAFRQFLLISQMISPIVLVLGLFRLLAAYGLIESVSAVGAVYMAFNIAFTVWMLQSYFDTIPRDLEEASWMEGAGRGKTLIKVFLPLCLPAIAVTAIFTFINAWNEFVVALTMLRRQESYTLPIQVFSLVAGRYTVEWHYVMAATLLATLPVAILFIWLQRYLIKGLALGAVK; encoded by the coding sequence ATGACAGGCTCAAAGCTGAAACGCACGATCATTGCCTGGGCCATTCTGTCGCCGCTTATCGTGCTGACACTGTTTCCCTTTGCTGTGATGTTTCTCACCGCCGTCAAACCGCCGCAGGAAGTCTTGTCGCCAAGCTGGTGGCCGAGCAGCTTCCGCTGGCAGAACTTTTCGGAAATGTGGGTTCAGACCAAGTTCGGACGAGCGCTTTTGAACTCGCTTTACGTTTCGGTCATCGCTTCCGTCGGCGCCATCATCGTCTCCATTCCTGCAGCCTATGCCATGTCGCGCTTCCGCTTTGCTGGTCATGGCGCATTCCGGCAATTCCTGCTCATTTCGCAGATGATCTCGCCCATCGTTTTGGTGCTAGGCCTTTTCCGGCTGCTTGCAGCCTATGGGCTGATCGAAAGCGTCTCTGCGGTCGGTGCCGTCTATATGGCCTTCAACATCGCCTTCACCGTGTGGATGCTGCAAAGCTATTTCGACACCATACCGCGTGATCTGGAAGAAGCGTCGTGGATGGAGGGGGCAGGCCGAGGCAAGACATTGATAAAAGTGTTTCTGCCGCTCTGCCTGCCTGCCATCGCCGTCACGGCAATCTTCACTTTCATCAATGCATGGAACGAATTCGTCGTGGCGCTGACCATGCTGCGCAGGCAGGAGAGCTACACCCTGCCCATTCAGGTCTTTTCGCTGGTAGCCGGGCGCTACACTGTCGAATGGCATTATGTCATGGCGGCAACCCTCCTTGCCACACTACCAGTCGCCATCCTTTTCATCTGGCTCCAGCGCTATCTCATCAAGGGACTCGCCCTTGGAGCAGTCAAATAA
- a CDS encoding calcium-binding protein, with the protein MAKIVGTANSDNIVGSDENDRIWGLAGNDFIEGGRGSDILDGGEGDDVLTATGEDPSGFDELAGGAGNDRLIFNFVGGAARGGDGTDTLVADLSNQKDAVVFSAPQGHVYWGDPTASDHHLYFTDLERLNLQTGAGNDAIDATGFAFANIYAGAGNDRIVAGIGNDQIFGGAGQDHILGGGGEDNIRGGSGNDVIDGSNGDDNISGDEGSDTLFGGRGNDTLNGGDGDDMLNGGDGNDTLFGGQGSDTLVGGAGNDVFTSYAADDDIMIGGEGNDSFSAGVQDSYYAGYWFQMSGGAGDDTFSIYCDDNFGSVDGGEGVDTLSVNFDDVAPGFTFDATSYTTIEKFNLDVRSATRGAQIFGGAGDDSITSSETFREGFSGHDTYDGRGGNDYIYGASGSDSLLGGDGDDELNGGDGLDRLLGGTGSDTLTGGADADTFIWGDESVEAGGLDRVTDFNVDSGDVLLFRGVDTIASFESFVTASVDTSEGVFVSIDGTANGIVIENVTLAELTENDVTFA; encoded by the coding sequence ATGGCAAAGATCGTCGGCACGGCCAATTCAGACAATATCGTTGGTTCTGATGAGAATGATCGCATCTGGGGTCTGGCTGGAAATGATTTTATCGAGGGAGGTCGCGGCAGCGACATTCTCGATGGGGGTGAGGGCGATGACGTTCTGACTGCAACCGGGGAAGACCCGTCCGGATTTGATGAACTTGCGGGAGGGGCAGGCAATGACCGTCTCATCTTCAATTTCGTCGGGGGGGCTGCACGAGGCGGAGATGGAACTGATACGCTGGTAGCCGACCTGTCGAACCAGAAAGATGCAGTTGTGTTCAGCGCACCGCAAGGGCACGTTTACTGGGGGGATCCAACCGCCAGTGACCATCACCTCTATTTCACGGATCTCGAACGTCTCAATCTACAGACCGGCGCAGGCAACGATGCCATTGATGCAACGGGATTTGCCTTTGCCAACATTTACGCCGGTGCGGGCAATGACAGGATCGTGGCCGGAATCGGCAACGACCAGATTTTCGGCGGTGCCGGACAGGATCATATTCTGGGTGGGGGTGGCGAAGACAATATCCGGGGCGGCAGCGGCAACGATGTAATTGATGGAAGCAACGGCGACGACAATATTTCCGGCGACGAAGGCAGTGATACCCTGTTCGGCGGGCGGGGTAACGATACCCTGAATGGCGGTGACGGCGACGATATGCTGAACGGTGGCGACGGCAACGATACCCTCTTTGGAGGACAAGGCTCGGACACCTTGGTCGGTGGTGCGGGCAATGACGTGTTCACCAGTTATGCCGCCGATGACGACATCATGATTGGCGGCGAGGGCAATGACAGTTTTTCGGCGGGTGTGCAGGATAGCTACTATGCCGGATACTGGTTCCAGATGTCGGGCGGAGCCGGTGACGACACGTTTTCGATTTATTGTGACGACAATTTCGGCAGCGTGGACGGCGGCGAAGGCGTTGACACACTCTCGGTGAATTTTGACGACGTTGCTCCCGGCTTCACCTTTGATGCCACATCCTACACTACAATAGAGAAGTTCAACCTCGACGTTCGTTCGGCGACCAGAGGGGCCCAGATATTCGGCGGGGCTGGCGATGATAGCATCACCAGTTCGGAGACGTTTCGGGAAGGCTTCAGCGGCCATGACACATATGACGGACGTGGAGGCAATGACTACATCTACGGCGCAAGCGGTTCCGACAGCCTCTTGGGAGGAGACGGTGACGACGAGCTGAACGGCGGCGATGGTTTGGACCGGCTGCTGGGCGGGACAGGTTCCGACACGCTGACCGGAGGCGCCGACGCCGATACATTTATCTGGGGCGATGAATCCGTTGAGGCTGGAGGTCTCGACCGTGTTACTGACTTCAATGTGGACAGTGGGGATGTTCTCCTGTTCCGAGGCGTCGACACTATCGCAAGCTTCGAAAGTTTCGTCACGGCATCGGTCGATACATCAGAAGGCGTCTTCGTGAGCATCGATGGTACGGCAAATGGAATCGTCATCGAGAATGTTACACTCGCCGAATTGACTGAAAACGACGTCACTTTCGCCTGA
- a CDS encoding D-TA family PLP-dependent enzyme: MTRPKTVHEVDTPAILIDVDRVKANIAKAQAHADSVGVKLRPHIKTHKLPLFAKMQVEAGATGITCQKLGEAEVMADAGLTDIFLPYNILGQEKLDRLHALHQRITLSVTVDNRTSLAGLAAWFTDEKQPLKVLVECDTGMGRCGVQTPAEALDLARIIDRSAGLRFGGLMTYPAAGKPDEAEQWLYSARELLEANGLPCETISSGGTPDMWRDPGDSVVTEYRPGTYIYFDRYQVAKGAAAVDDCALTVLSTVVSHPTPERAIIDAGSKALSSDTLGLSDFGEVMGRPDAHVVGLSEEHGKLTGDVADLKVGERVRVIPDHVCVVSNLFDEIHLVSGENIIDILPVAARGKLR; the protein is encoded by the coding sequence ATGACCAGACCGAAAACCGTTCACGAGGTGGATACACCAGCGATCCTCATCGACGTTGACCGCGTGAAAGCAAACATCGCCAAGGCACAAGCGCATGCGGATTCCGTGGGCGTGAAACTGCGTCCGCATATCAAGACGCATAAACTGCCGCTCTTCGCCAAAATGCAGGTGGAAGCGGGCGCAACCGGGATTACCTGCCAGAAACTTGGTGAAGCGGAAGTCATGGCCGATGCCGGGCTGACGGATATTTTCCTGCCCTACAACATTCTCGGTCAGGAAAAGCTCGATCGCCTGCACGCCCTGCATCAACGCATCACATTGTCTGTAACGGTTGATAATCGAACCTCCCTTGCAGGGCTTGCAGCGTGGTTCACCGATGAAAAGCAGCCGCTGAAAGTGCTTGTCGAATGCGATACAGGCATGGGGCGCTGTGGTGTTCAGACGCCAGCCGAAGCATTGGACTTGGCGCGAATTATCGACCGGAGCGCAGGGCTGCGTTTTGGTGGGTTGATGACCTATCCCGCAGCGGGAAAACCAGACGAGGCCGAGCAGTGGCTCTACTCGGCACGTGAATTGCTTGAGGCGAACGGTCTTCCATGCGAGACGATTTCAAGCGGCGGAACGCCCGATATGTGGCGCGATCCCGGCGACAGCGTCGTCACGGAATATCGCCCTGGCACTTATATCTACTTCGACCGTTATCAGGTTGCGAAGGGAGCGGCGGCAGTAGATGACTGCGCCTTGACGGTGCTTTCAACGGTTGTCAGCCATCCAACACCTGAACGTGCGATCATCGATGCCGGTTCCAAGGCACTATCCAGCGATACGCTGGGACTGAGCGATTTTGGTGAAGTGATGGGACGTCCCGATGCCCATGTCGTTGGCCTGAGTGAGGAGCACGGCAAGCTGACCGGTGACGTCGCCGATCTGAAAGTTGGGGAACGGGTTCGGGTTATTCCCGATCATGTCTGCGTCGTTTCCAATCTCTTTGACGAGATTCATCTCGTTTCGGGCGAAAATATCATCGACATCTTGCCGGTCGCCGCACGTGGAAAATTAAGATAA
- a CDS encoding MurR/RpiR family transcriptional regulator codes for MSKVADIITRLHVVAQDGSKSDRRLAALVLADPDYASKAAISEIAARAGVSEPTVTRFCRALGCDGVRDFKFFLAQALAIGGQYLTAEIPARDVRESRIATAVTDAAVAAIQRASDGLDMGVLMKVAERLAAGGPVLCLGSGGISSMLATEMQNRLFRLGIPVSAQVDGQLQRMYAAVTTHETTVIAFSVSGFARSVVEAVLVARQYGAQTVAITPAGSDLARAADVLIPYQANEDGNIYKPTSSRFALLAILDMIATATAEARGPKVLESLRRIKHSLNTLTIDDPRLPLGD; via the coding sequence ATGAGCAAGGTTGCCGACATCATCACGCGGCTGCATGTTGTGGCGCAGGACGGATCGAAGTCCGACCGGCGTCTGGCTGCCCTCGTGCTGGCCGATCCTGATTACGCCTCTAAGGCGGCAATCTCGGAAATTGCAGCCAGAGCCGGGGTCAGCGAACCCACAGTGACCCGCTTTTGTCGGGCGCTCGGCTGTGATGGTGTTCGCGACTTCAAGTTTTTTCTGGCGCAGGCGCTGGCCATCGGTGGCCAGTATCTGACCGCGGAAATTCCCGCCCGTGACGTTCGGGAGAGTCGTATAGCCACGGCTGTGACCGATGCGGCAGTTGCAGCCATCCAGCGTGCGAGCGACGGGCTCGACATGGGCGTATTGATGAAAGTGGCCGAACGGCTTGCCGCCGGTGGCCCTGTTCTGTGCCTCGGATCCGGCGGCATCTCTTCCATGCTGGCAACAGAAATGCAGAATCGTTTGTTCCGGCTGGGTATTCCGGTCAGCGCGCAGGTCGATGGCCAATTGCAGCGCATGTATGCGGCAGTCACCACGCATGAGACGACTGTAATCGCTTTCTCTGTCTCCGGTTTCGCGCGGTCTGTGGTGGAAGCCGTGCTGGTCGCGCGACAATATGGAGCGCAGACGGTAGCGATTACACCCGCCGGTTCCGATCTCGCCAGGGCGGCGGACGTGCTCATTCCCTATCAGGCCAATGAAGATGGCAATATTTACAAGCCGACATCGTCGCGCTTCGCGCTGCTCGCCATTCTCGACATGATCGCCACGGCCACAGCGGAAGCGCGTGGGCCGAAGGTGCTGGAAAGCCTGCGCCGCATCAAGCATAGCCTCAACACGCTCACCATAGACGATCCGCGCTTGCCGCTGGGAGACTGA
- a CDS encoding ABC transporter ATP-binding protein: MKEVSLRGITKTFGQLTVLDRVDLDIQNGEFLVLVGPSGCGKSTLLRMVAGLEPISGGDLLIGGERANELPPQKRNIAMVFQSYALFPHMTARENIGFGPRIRGEKSEETAAKVDKAASILNLHSYLDRYPRQLSGGQRQRVAMGRAIVREPSVFLFDEPLSNLDAQLRVQMRTEIKALHQRLKSTVIYVTHDQIEAMTMADRIVVMNQGKIQQIGAPLDLYDRPANKFVASFIGSPSMSFIPGTVSGGIFRTGEGEEIAVSAGPSGTRQVEAGIRPENFTVASTGKGLTLTVEVIEPTGPETHVYGRIAGQPIRAVFRERIHLAPGEQVPVTAKSEHIHLFDKDSGLPL; this comes from the coding sequence ATGAAAGAGGTTTCGCTGCGCGGCATCACCAAGACTTTCGGGCAATTGACGGTCCTCGACCGTGTCGACCTCGATATTCAAAACGGAGAGTTTCTTGTACTGGTCGGGCCTTCCGGCTGCGGAAAATCCACGCTTCTGCGGATGGTGGCCGGACTTGAGCCCATTTCTGGTGGCGACCTTCTGATTGGCGGAGAGCGGGCCAATGAGCTGCCGCCACAGAAGCGCAATATTGCGATGGTATTTCAATCCTATGCGCTGTTCCCGCATATGACGGCGCGGGAAAATATTGGTTTTGGTCCGCGTATTCGCGGCGAAAAATCGGAAGAAACAGCTGCAAAGGTGGACAAGGCGGCTTCCATCCTCAATCTCCATTCCTATCTTGACCGCTATCCGCGCCAGCTTTCGGGCGGCCAGCGCCAGCGCGTCGCGATGGGGCGCGCCATCGTGCGCGAACCGTCGGTGTTTCTGTTCGATGAGCCGCTTTCCAATCTCGACGCCCAGTTGCGCGTGCAGATGCGCACGGAGATCAAAGCGTTGCATCAGCGCCTGAAATCGACGGTGATTTATGTCACCCATGATCAGATTGAGGCCATGACCATGGCCGACCGGATAGTGGTTATGAATCAGGGCAAGATTCAACAGATCGGCGCACCGCTGGACCTTTATGATCGTCCTGCCAACAAGTTTGTTGCGAGCTTTATCGGTTCGCCGTCGATGAGCTTCATTCCCGGAACTGTGTCGGGAGGAATATTCCGTACCGGTGAGGGTGAAGAGATTGCTGTTTCAGCGGGGCCGTCAGGCACCCGACAGGTGGAAGCGGGCATTCGGCCAGAAAATTTCACGGTCGCGTCCACAGGCAAAGGGCTGACGCTCACCGTTGAAGTGATTGAGCCGACTGGTCCGGAAACGCATGTCTATGGCCGGATTGCTGGACAGCCCATACGAGCTGTGTTTCGCGAGCGCATACATCTTGCGCCCGGCGAGCAAGTGCCTGTAACTGCAAAGAGCGAACACATACACCTTTTCGACAAGGATAGCGGTCTCCCGCTTTGA
- a CDS encoding ABC transporter substrate-binding protein, with protein sequence MSINKWKAGLLAGLSILALSSVANAGEVRMTVAEYSSKTGPYFEEVKKAFEAANPGITLNFEVVPWDVLLQKLTTDISAGTNADLSIIGTRWLIDFVQQGIAEPLDGYMDDAFKGRFIETFLSPSVLEGKTYGLPIAASARAMYYNKDLLAKAGVENPPANWDELKAAATKIKALGGENYGFGLQGKEIETDVYYYYGMWSYGTEILNKDGTSGLSTPGALEAANLYKSLIDDGLTQPGVTSYAREDVQNLFKQGKVGMMITAPFLSNQIKEEAPNLKYGVAAIPAGPTGARGTYGVTDSVIMFQNSKNKEEAWKVLDFLFQTEWRAKFTQGEGFLPVNKEEAKMDYYVNNADLAAFTALLPDARFAPIIPGWEEIADITSNAMQSIYLGKGEPDAVLKEAAAKADAILKK encoded by the coding sequence ATGTCTATCAACAAATGGAAGGCTGGCCTTCTGGCCGGATTAAGCATTCTGGCGCTGTCGTCGGTTGCGAATGCTGGCGAAGTGCGCATGACAGTCGCGGAGTACAGCTCCAAGACCGGCCCTTATTTTGAGGAGGTCAAGAAGGCGTTTGAAGCCGCCAATCCCGGCATCACGCTCAATTTCGAAGTGGTTCCGTGGGATGTGCTTCTGCAGAAACTGACGACCGATATTTCCGCAGGCACCAATGCGGACCTTTCGATCATCGGCACGCGCTGGCTGATCGATTTCGTGCAGCAGGGCATCGCCGAACCACTCGACGGCTATATGGACGACGCATTCAAGGGCCGCTTCATCGAGACCTTCCTGTCGCCATCCGTTCTTGAAGGCAAGACCTACGGCCTGCCAATCGCGGCATCCGCCCGCGCTATGTATTACAACAAGGACCTTCTGGCGAAAGCTGGTGTAGAAAATCCGCCGGCAAACTGGGATGAACTGAAAGCCGCCGCCACCAAGATCAAGGCACTCGGCGGAGAGAATTACGGTTTCGGCCTGCAGGGCAAGGAAATCGAGACCGACGTTTATTATTATTACGGCATGTGGTCCTATGGGACAGAAATCCTCAACAAGGATGGCACATCGGGCCTAAGCACACCCGGTGCACTTGAGGCGGCCAATCTATACAAGTCGCTGATCGACGATGGGCTGACCCAGCCTGGCGTCACCTCCTATGCCCGCGAAGACGTTCAGAACCTGTTCAAGCAGGGCAAGGTCGGCATGATGATTACCGCGCCTTTCCTTTCCAACCAGATCAAGGAAGAAGCGCCTAACCTCAAATATGGCGTCGCAGCCATTCCTGCAGGACCGACAGGCGCACGTGGCACGTATGGCGTGACCGATTCCGTCATCATGTTCCAGAATTCCAAAAACAAGGAGGAAGCCTGGAAGGTGCTCGACTTCCTGTTCCAGACCGAATGGCGCGCCAAGTTCACGCAGGGCGAAGGCTTCCTCCCGGTCAACAAGGAAGAGGCGAAGATGGATTATTACGTCAATAATGCTGACCTTGCCGCCTTTACCGCACTTCTGCCGGATGCCCGCTTTGCACCGATCATTCCGGGCTGGGAAGAAATTGCCGACATCACGTCCAACGCCATGCAGAGCATTTATCTCGGCAAGGGTGAACCTGATGCCGTACTGAAGGAAGCTGCAGCCAAGGCGGATGCGATCCTGAAGAAGTAA
- the proV gene encoding glycine betaine/L-proline ABC transporter ATP-binding protein ProV, which produces MKSPAKTKISLKSVFKVFGDDPERAMKELRAGKSKTQIHSELGATIGVDDATFDIYEGEVFVIMGLSGSGKSTLLRLLNRLIEPTAGSIEVDGRDIVEMSKRELIDLRRRDMSMVFQSFALLPNRSVLNNASFGLEVAGMGETERHQKALNALAAVGLEPYAHSMPDQLSGGMKQRVGLARALASEPTILLMDEAFSALDPLIRTEMQDELKRLQAEHSRTIIFVSHDLDEAMRIGDRICIMQHGKVVQVGTPNEIVSAPANDYVRSFFRNVDVSRVFKAADVAREDELIVFEPEQLATALERFDASGQTFGVLIDADRTYRGMVSRDALAKGAVAQDGERLDSVPAIEAEAPLSGLLTQVAESPWPVPVTDRQNRYVGAISKSALLETLGRAG; this is translated from the coding sequence ATGAAGTCGCCGGCTAAGACGAAAATAAGCTTGAAGAGCGTTTTTAAAGTCTTCGGCGATGATCCGGAGCGTGCAATGAAGGAATTGCGCGCAGGTAAGTCAAAAACCCAGATTCACAGCGAACTCGGCGCGACAATCGGCGTCGACGATGCGACCTTCGATATCTACGAAGGCGAAGTATTCGTTATCATGGGACTCTCGGGCTCGGGCAAGTCTACGCTTCTGCGTTTGCTCAATCGCCTGATCGAACCAACTGCCGGTTCCATCGAAGTGGACGGCCGTGACATCGTCGAGATGAGCAAGCGCGAGCTGATCGATCTTCGTCGCCGCGACATGAGCATGGTGTTCCAGTCTTTCGCGCTTCTGCCCAATCGCTCGGTTCTGAACAATGCCTCGTTCGGCCTTGAAGTGGCTGGAATGGGCGAGACGGAGCGTCATCAGAAAGCGCTGAATGCACTCGCTGCCGTCGGGCTTGAGCCATATGCCCACAGCATGCCTGACCAGCTTTCCGGCGGCATGAAACAGCGTGTCGGATTGGCGCGCGCTCTGGCAAGCGAGCCGACCATTCTCCTGATGGACGAGGCTTTTTCCGCACTTGATCCGCTGATTCGCACCGAAATGCAGGACGAACTCAAGCGGCTTCAGGCAGAACATAGCCGGACGATCATTTTCGTCAGTCATGATCTGGACGAAGCCATGCGTATCGGCGACCGTATCTGCATCATGCAGCACGGCAAGGTCGTGCAGGTTGGAACGCCGAATGAAATCGTTTCAGCACCGGCCAACGATTATGTTCGTTCCTTCTTCCGCAATGTCGATGTGTCGCGTGTTTTCAAGGCTGCCGATGTGGCCCGCGAGGACGAGCTGATCGTCTTCGAGCCCGAACAGCTGGCAACAGCGCTCGAACGTTTCGATGCGAGCGGCCAGACGTTCGGCGTGCTGATAGATGCAGACCGCACATATCGCGGCATGGTCAGCCGCGACGCATTGGCAAAGGGTGCTGTAGCGCAAGATGGGGAGAGACTGGATAGTGTCCCTGCTATCGAAGCCGAGGCCCCCCTTTCCGGATTGCTGACGCAGGTGGCGGAAAGCCCCTGGCCGGTTCCGGTTACTGACCGCCAGAACCGCTATGTCGGTGCCATCAGCAAATCGGCATTGCTTGAAACGCTTGGCCGCGCGGGTTGA
- a CDS encoding SDR family oxidoreductase, with translation MEQAGEFAGKSVLVTGAGGGVGCALAKLFSERGARVIGCDAALETMTGDTLHARYAFDLLDRDGLELAAKRIIAESGLPDIVINNAGWTRAETFDGLDQGKIEVEIDLNLTAVAGFSNVMAQSMAARGSGVFVFISSVNGLLHFGNPAYAAAKAGINAFARGIAVELGRKGVRANVVCPGSIRTPAWDHRIAQDASVLDRLQRFYPLGRIVDTREVAETVAFLASDRASGITGAILPVDAGLTAGCRPFIEDILGGN, from the coding sequence GTGGAGCAAGCAGGTGAATTTGCCGGAAAGTCGGTGCTGGTCACCGGAGCGGGCGGTGGTGTGGGATGCGCGCTCGCCAAGCTGTTTTCCGAACGCGGTGCCCGTGTGATCGGTTGCGATGCGGCATTGGAAACGATGACGGGTGATACTCTTCATGCCCGCTACGCGTTCGATCTGCTCGATCGCGATGGACTTGAACTGGCTGCAAAACGGATCATAGCGGAATCCGGACTGCCCGATATCGTCATCAATAATGCGGGTTGGACCCGCGCCGAGACTTTCGATGGGCTGGATCAGGGCAAGATCGAGGTTGAGATCGACCTCAATCTCACTGCGGTTGCCGGATTTTCCAACGTGATGGCGCAGTCCATGGCAGCGCGAGGCAGTGGTGTTTTCGTCTTCATTTCTTCGGTCAATGGGCTCTTGCATTTCGGGAATCCGGCTTATGCGGCTGCCAAGGCCGGGATCAATGCCTTTGCGCGCGGTATTGCGGTTGAGTTGGGAAGGAAGGGCGTGCGCGCCAATGTCGTCTGTCCGGGCTCGATCCGAACGCCTGCGTGGGACCATCGTATCGCGCAGGATGCGAGCGTGTTGGACCGTCTGCAGCGCTTCTATCCGCTGGGACGCATCGTTGACACCCGTGAGGTGGCGGAAACAGTAGCGTTTCTGGCTTCTGACCGTGCATCGGGGATTACCGGCGCGATCCTGCCCGTTGATGCCGGGTTGACTGCGGGCTGCCGTCCTTTCATCGAAGATATTCTCGGAGGTAACTGA